A genomic window from Rhodococcus sp. KBS0724 includes:
- the yidD gene encoding membrane protein insertion efficiency factor YidD: MSTPLDEQIETPPASRFLTVLKAVRRAPATVLIFCIELYRTYVSPLRMPTCRFTPTCSEYAVDALRTHGAIKGLFLTVVRLAKCAPWHSGGWDPVPPRRGRDAGCRHRGPMDEQRST, from the coding sequence ATGAGTACTCCGCTCGATGAGCAGATCGAAACTCCCCCAGCCTCCCGTTTTCTGACGGTTTTGAAGGCTGTGCGTCGCGCTCCCGCCACTGTTCTTATCTTCTGTATCGAGTTGTACCGGACGTATGTGTCGCCTCTGCGGATGCCGACCTGCCGGTTCACCCCCACCTGTAGCGAGTATGCGGTGGATGCCCTCCGTACGCACGGGGCGATCAAAGGCCTTTTCTTGACTGTGGTGCGGTTGGCGAAGTGTGCCCCCTGGCATTCTGGAGGGTGGGACCCCGTTCCGCCCCGTCGTGGCCGTGATGCGGGTTGCCGCCACCGCGGTCCTATGGACGAACAGAGGAGTACTTAG